Proteins from a genomic interval of Papaver somniferum cultivar HN1 chromosome 4, ASM357369v1, whole genome shotgun sequence:
- the LOC113274582 gene encoding pectin acetylesterase 9-like gives MFPIRSFIAFQSLFSQSEQEGEVQFSNRVSAVNYKKKKMNTTSYGFVLISWVLLLAFTPLGIYSETKKNLVKMTLVQHAVTQGAFCLDGSLPGYHLDRGYGSGVSNWLLQFEGGGWCNDIESCLERAKSRHGSTRYMSKWEYFNGILSNNASLNPDFHNWNRVKLRYCDGASFSGDSLYQNETVKLYFRGQRIWKAIILDLLPKGLNLADKALLSGCSAGGLATFLHCDNFTSFLPKNTTAKCMSDAGFFLDIRDISLQHTAREFFEQLILLQGTEQFLNENCTSSRYYPYQCFFPQYALPYVKAPYFILNSAYDVFQFHHNLVPPSTDLRGHWSRCKNNPAACNLHQLTILQGFRFEMLKALLYFYEYSKTGGMFLNSCFAHCQSESQDTWFAPDSPRVHNRTIAESVGDWYFERRVTKLVDCAYPCDNSCHNTIG, from the exons ATGTTTCCAATTCGATCATTCATTGCATTTCAATCTCTGTTTTCCCAATCTGAACAAGAAGGAGAAGTTCAGTTTTCGAATCGAGTTTCAGCAGTAaattacaagaagaagaagatgaatacaacaagttatgggtttgttttaattagtTGGGTATTGTTGTTAGCATTCACACCATTGGGAATTTATTCAGAAACCAAAAAGAATCTTGTGAAGATGACTCTGGTTCAACACGCTGTAACTCAAGGAGCTT TTTGTTTGGATGGGAGTCTACCTGGATATCATCTAGACAGAGGATATGGTTCTGGAGTAAGTAATTGGCTTTTACAATTTGAG GGAGGTGGTTGGTGTAATGACATTGAGTCATGtttggaaagagcaaaatctCGACATGGATCGACCAGGTACATGAGCAAATGGGAGTACTTCAATGGGATTCTAAGCAACAATGCCTCTTTAAATCCTG ATTTTCATAATTGGAATCGGGTTAAGCTTAGATACTGCGACGGAGCGTCATTTTCCGGGGACTCCCTGTATCAAAATGAA ACAGTAAAGCTATACTTTAGGGGCCAGAGGATTTGGAAGGCCATCATTCTTGATCTTCTTCCCAAGGGTTTGAATCTTGCAGACAAG GCTCTGCTCTCAGGTTGTTCTGCTGGTGGTCTCGCGACTTTCTTGCACTGTGATAACTTCACTAGTTTTTTACCCAAGAATACCACTGCAAAATGTATGAGTGACGCTGGATTTTTCCTTGATAT AAGAGACATTAGTTTGCAACACACCGCAAGGGAATTTTTCGAACAACTTATTCTTCTACAG GGCACAGAACAGTTTCTGAATGAAAACTGTACTAGTTCACGTTACTATCCGTATCAG TGCTTCTTTCCGCAATATGCTTTGCCTTATGTCAAAGCACCATATTTCATCCTAAACTCGGCATATGATGTATTCCAA TTTCATCATAATCTCGTTCCACCTTCTACTGATTTGCGTGGACATTGGAGTCGATGTAAAAATAATCCTGCAGCGTGTAATCTGCATCAGCTAACTATATTACAAG GTTTTAGATTTGAAATGCTTAAAGCTTTGTTATACTTTTACGAGTACTCCAAAACGGGAGGGATGTTCTTAAATTCATGTTTCGCTCATTGCCAAAGTGAGTCCCAAGACACATGGTTTGCTCCAGATTCCCCGAGAGTTCACAATAGG ACGATAGCAGAGTCAGTTGGCGATTGGTACTTCGAGAGAAGGGTAACCAAGTTGGTTGACTGTGCATATCCATGTGATAATAGCTGCCACAACACCATAG GTTAA